TTCGTGGCAATAAGAAAAACAATGCCGTTGTCAACTCCTTTTTTTCCAATACCCCATTTCTCACCGAACATCGTTGCTAAAAAGTTTATATCTTCTCCTTTGGTGGACGGAATGATGATTACTTCAATTTCCGTTGAGGTAGAATCTGCGAATTTGATCAGTTTACTGTTTAGATCATTTTTTTCCTGATTGGAAAGAATTTCTGCTTCATCGTAAACTGGATAAAGAATTCTGGGTTTGTCCGGAATACTGTATTGTGCTGATACAAAAGTGTAAAAGCATACAAATAAAAATGAAAATACTATTTTAAGAGAAGGTAATTTCATCAGACAATTGATTGGGATTTTCTCCGGTTACAGGAAAATGTTTTTTCAGTTCAAGTCCGGTTTCCAGAATTCCGCTTTTTAAAGCTTTATAATAATTTCCTTTGGCAAATTCAGAAGTGATATAGTCGTGCAGATGATCCCAATACGATTGGTTTACTTTTTCATGAACTCCCACATCACCAATGATAGTAAGGTATTTTTGATCAAAATTAACATGAAAAAGCACGGCATTTCTTTCAGTGGTTTTATTCATGCACAATTCTTTGAAAACCTCAAACGCGGTTTTGGCATTGTCGTCTTCTGTATTAGAATCAATATGCACTCTTATTTCGCCTGAAGAATGTTCTTCTGCCGACTGAATAGCTTCCACAAGGGAAGATATCTGCTGATTGGTTAAAAATCTGTTGTTCATTATTCTGAGAATACTTCAGGGGCTTTATTGGCTCCTGCTTCAGCTTTAAACAGAGGCTTTTCTTTAAAGTTGGTAAAATTCGCCAGAATATTGTTTGGGAAAGTTTTGATCGAAGTGTTATAATCCTGAACAGCCCCATTATAATATACCGTTTCTGTTCTGATGCTGTTTTCAATGGCAATATACTCTCTTTGGAAATTAATATACTGCTGATCTGCTTTTAAATCGGGATATTTTTCTACAACCACCATTAATCTGTTTAATGCACCGGATAATTCCCCCTGCGCTGCCTGGAATTTGGCAATGTCCTGCTCCGTCATATTGGTAGGGTCTACGTTAACAGAACTTGCTTTGGAACGGGCTTCTACTACCTTCGTCAAGGTTTCCTGTTCAAATTTGGAATAGGCTTTTACTGTTCTTTCCAGATTGGGGATAAGGTTGGCTCTTTTTTGATAAACAGTTTCTATATTAGACCATTTTGTATTAACATTCTGTTCTTTTGTAACAAAATTATTATAGCCATTTTTTCCCCAGAAGAATAGTACGGCAACAATAATAAGGAGAGCAATCCCGATGGTTCCGGCGCTCAGACAGCCCTTGTTTTTCATAGTTTAAATTTTTAATTTCTTGTGTTAATCAAATATACAAATTATGTGCTAATTTTGCAGAAAATTATTAGAATGACAACAATAGTGGTGGCAATGGGAGAGAAAAATGAAATTGGTTTCAATAATCAGTTGCTTTGGCATCTTCCGAAAGATTTAAAACATTTTAAAGATCTTACCTCAGGACATCCGATTATTATGGGGAGAAAAACGTATGAGAGTATTGGTAAGCCGCTTCCCAACAGAACGAATATTGTTGTTTCACGAAAAAAAGACTGGTTTGAGGAAGGAATTCTGATAGTTGGAAGCCTGAAGGAAGCTCTGAAATTTGCCAAGAAGATAGATGAAGAAGTTTTTGTGATTGGAGGCGGCAATATTTATCAACAAACGATAGAAATGGTAGATAAATTGGAAGTCACTTTAGTAAAGACTGATTTGGAAGCAGATACTTATTTTCCGAAGATCGATGCGAAAATCTGGAAGAAAACGAATGAAGTTTTCCACGAAAAAGACGAAAAAAATCAATATGATTTTTATTTTCAAACTTATGAAAAGGTTGATGGTAAATAGTTGTTGGTAGATCGTTTTAAATTGGATGAGAAAATGTTAGTAGTTTTAGCTATAAACCATCAATTAACAACTATTAACTACCAACCAAATTTCTTATCTTTGCACTTCTAAAATTTAATAATGAATAAATACATAAAGTTCGGAATATCTGCGTTAATTATTGCAGTAGCAGTTTATCTGATGATGAACAGAAATATTGGCTGGGGAATTGTTTTAGTTATCATTGCAGCATCACCCATCTTACTTTTCTTTAAAAATGAATATATTCTATTGGCATTCTGGCAGTTGAGAAAACAAAATATGGAGAAAGCTGCGGAGTGGTTAACGAAAATTACGAATTACCAGTCTCAGCTTCACAAATCCCAATACGGATATTTTCACTACTTATTAGGTTTAACTCAGGCTCAGGATCACCCGACGAAAGTGGAACCACTGATGAAGAAAGCTTTAGAATATGGTCTGAACATGAAGCATGACAGAGCGATGGCGACCTTAAATCTGGCAGCTGCGGCAATTTCAAAAGGGAGAAAGCAGGAAGGTCAGAAATTGTTGGAAGAAGCCAAAAGACTCGACAGTGCAGGAATGATGACAGATCAAATCAAAATGATGAAAGATCAGTTAAAAATGCCTACCATGCAGAAGCATATGCACAACCCGAATATGAGAAACAGAGGGAAATTCTTTTAATTAAGAAACTTCATAAAACAAAAATCACCTGACATTCAGGTGATTTTTTTGTGCTTTTAAATTTAAAATTACATTTCAGAATTATTGTGCTCGTAACCATAGAATTTTGGGATCTGCCAATGGTATTTTACGGCAAATGTCCGTATGGTAACAATCAGTAAAATGGTGAAAATCTGTATCACGGTATACGAAAAATGGGTAAATTTTGTTAACAGTAAAAACATTGATCCGCCCAGAATGCAGGCGGTTGCATAAATCTCTTTCCTGAAGATCAACGGTATTCTGTTCAGTAGAATATCCCGGATAATCCCTCCGAAACACCCCGTTATCGTTCCTAAACCAATACATATTAAAGGATGGATGTCAACATTTAATCCTTTCTGAATTCCGATAATGGTAAATAATCCGAGTCCGAAGCTATCAAAAATAAATAAGGTCACCTGAAAATTTTTCTCAAAAGACTTAAAAATCATCGTGAAAATGCTGGTGAGAATAATGACGGCACAGGTGAGAAGATCATGCATCCAGAAAACTGGAATATCCAATAAAAGATCTCTTACCGTTCCGCCGCCGACAGAAGTCACAAAGGCAATAATAAGCACCCCAAACGGATCAAGACGTTTTTGCATCGCTGCAAAACTTCCCGACATCGAAAAGGAAATGGTTCCGAGAACTTCTATGGCAAAATTGAACTGTTCGTGCATAATGATAAATAATAAGTAATTGGTAATGAGTAATGAAAATTATGACGTTGAATTTTGAGATAACTTAAATTTATACTTTGTCATTACTTTTACTAATTCTTCACATTCCAGTTTTAAATGTAGAATTTTTTCTTTATTTAAATATTCTAATTCTTCAATTATTTCAAGCCAAAGTTGGGTTTCATCAATTTCCTCAACCACAATACAAAGTTTTGCAAACCTTTCTTTTTCAAATCTTGCTCTGGAAACAGCCCGGTAATTGGCAGCAACTGAAGTTGCAGATCTTATAATTTGTTTTCTAATGATTGAAAGATCATCAGAATAGGGTAGTAGTGACAAAGATTTTATAATAGAAACTGAAAATTTTTTAGTTCTATCTCGAAATATTTGATTAAAATCCATCGCTGTAAAAATTACTCATTACCCATTACTCATTACCCATTACTTATTGCTAATTATTAGACTCTTACCGAATCCGGAACAAGCAATTCATATTCCCCTCCGTGGTTTAAGATTTCTCTCACAATGCTGCTGCTGATGAAAGATTTTCCGGATGAGGTTAATAAAAATACGGTTTCCAGTTTTTTATGAGCTAAAGTTCTGTTGGTATGAGCGATGGCTTTTTCAAATTCAAAATCAGCCGGATTTCTGAGGCCTCGGATGATGTACTGTGCATTTTTTTCAAAACAGTAATCTACCGTTAAGCCTTCAAAATAATCCACTTCCACATTGGGAAATTCTGCAACGGAATTTTGAATAAACTCCATTCTTTTTTCCAAAGGGAACATATATTTTTTCTGAGAATTTTGTCCGATAGCAATAATCAGTTTATCAAAAAGAGGCGCTGCTCTTTCGATAATATCATAATGACCTAAAGTAATGGGATCGAATGAACCCGGGAAAACAGCAATTTTCATATCCTATAAAGTTATAAATTAAGAGTTTTTGAGTTATGAATTTTGTGTAAAATCTAACTTCTAATCTCTAACTTTTAAAAATTATTTTTTCTTTAACGCTTTTTCAACCTCGTTTCCACAAAGGTCGGTGATGGAGATTCCGTAAATTTTTGCCTGTTGCGGAAGGATGCTTGCCGG
The sequence above is a segment of the Chryseobacterium sp. MYb264 genome. Coding sequences within it:
- a CDS encoding TPM domain-containing protein, yielding MNNRFLTNQQISSLVEAIQSAEEHSSGEIRVHIDSNTEDDNAKTAFEVFKELCMNKTTERNAVLFHVNFDQKYLTIIGDVGVHEKVNQSYWDHLHDYITSEFAKGNYYKALKSGILETGLELKKHFPVTGENPNQLSDEITFS
- a CDS encoding LemA family protein translates to MKNKGCLSAGTIGIALLIIVAVLFFWGKNGYNNFVTKEQNVNTKWSNIETVYQKRANLIPNLERTVKAYSKFEQETLTKVVEARSKASSVNVDPTNMTEQDIAKFQAAQGELSGALNRLMVVVEKYPDLKADQQYINFQREYIAIENSIRTETVYYNGAVQDYNTSIKTFPNNILANFTNFKEKPLFKAEAGANKAPEVFSE
- a CDS encoding dihydrofolate reductase is translated as MTTIVVAMGEKNEIGFNNQLLWHLPKDLKHFKDLTSGHPIIMGRKTYESIGKPLPNRTNIVVSRKKDWFEEGILIVGSLKEALKFAKKIDEEVFVIGGGNIYQQTIEMVDKLEVTLVKTDLEADTYFPKIDAKIWKKTNEVFHEKDEKNQYDFYFQTYEKVDGK
- a CDS encoding DUF2892 domain-containing protein, with translation MNKYIKFGISALIIAVAVYLMMNRNIGWGIVLVIIAASPILLFFKNEYILLAFWQLRKQNMEKAAEWLTKITNYQSQLHKSQYGYFHYLLGLTQAQDHPTKVEPLMKKALEYGLNMKHDRAMATLNLAAAAISKGRKQEGQKLLEEAKRLDSAGMMTDQIKMMKDQLKMPTMQKHMHNPNMRNRGKFF
- a CDS encoding trimeric intracellular cation channel family protein: MHEQFNFAIEVLGTISFSMSGSFAAMQKRLDPFGVLIIAFVTSVGGGTVRDLLLDIPVFWMHDLLTCAVIILTSIFTMIFKSFEKNFQVTLFIFDSFGLGLFTIIGIQKGLNVDIHPLICIGLGTITGCFGGIIRDILLNRIPLIFRKEIYATACILGGSMFLLLTKFTHFSYTVIQIFTILLIVTIRTFAVKYHWQIPKFYGYEHNNSEM
- a CDS encoding four helix bundle protein, whose protein sequence is MDFNQIFRDRTKKFSVSIIKSLSLLPYSDDLSIIRKQIIRSATSVAANYRAVSRARFEKERFAKLCIVVEEIDETQLWLEIIEELEYLNKEKILHLKLECEELVKVMTKYKFKLSQNSTS
- the coaD gene encoding pantetheine-phosphate adenylyltransferase, yielding MKIAVFPGSFDPITLGHYDIIERAAPLFDKLIIAIGQNSQKKYMFPLEKRMEFIQNSVAEFPNVEVDYFEGLTVDYCFEKNAQYIIRGLRNPADFEFEKAIAHTNRTLAHKKLETVFLLTSSGKSFISSSIVREILNHGGEYELLVPDSVRV